The DNA region AATGTATGCAGCCGCGGTCCGTCTCCAGCCGCTCTTGGCATTGCCGACGTATGCGCTTGGGGAGACGTTCAACCCTGTGGTTGCGGGGCTCTATGCCCGTGGGGAGCGGGAGCAATTGCGGATCGTCTATAGCACTGTGGTCCGGTGGTCTCTCTTGCTGACGTTTCCGCTTGTGCTGCCCTGCGCTATCGTGCCCTCGGCGGTGTTGAGCGTGTTTGGAGCGGAATTCCAAGCAGCAGCGGCAATACTCCCGTTGCTCAGTGTGGGAACCTGGATCGGGGCTGCCTTCGGGGTTGCCGGTTATGTGCTGAATATGGCAGGTAAACCGCAGGTAAACCTGCTCAACGGCGTCATTACGGCTGTGCTCAATGTAGCGCTCTTCTGGTTCCTCATCCCTCCACTGGGGATGTGGGGAGCAGCGCTGACGTATGCGCTCGTCAATGTGGGGATGGCATTCATACGGGTGGGGCAGGTGTGGTGGATTCTGCGGCTCCATCCCTGCGAGGGGCTGCTTGGGCGGGCGGCAGCCGTTGTGGCGCTGGCTTTAGGTGCCGCCCTCCTCGGGAGCTCTGTAGAGCCCTGGCTGGGGGCTCTCCTAGGACTGGCTATTTTTGGGGTCATGGTTCGGATTGGGCTGGGCCCCTATGACCGAGCAGTTTGGGAGCAGTGGCGGGCTCGACGTGAATCCAGAGCAAGTGATTGAGGTCCGCTTCCGTGACCAGATGGCGGCGCAGTATGCCGCCCTCGTAGCCCAGCGGGGGGCGTACTGGTGGTATGCTGTGCGGTGCTTCCTGCTACACCGAATGGGGCTACAGCGGGGCGGATGGCTCTACGATGCCGGATGCGGGGTCGGACTCTACTCCCTGGCGATTGCCCAGCAATTTCCGTTTGTTCGTATCTTCGCTGTGGATTTTTCCGCTGAAAGCCTCCGCCTTCTGGAGGCTGCAGCCCGTGAGAGCGGAGTAGGGGAGCGGATTGTGTGCATCCAGGCTGACATCACCCGTTGGGTGCCCCCGCACCCTGTCCGGTGGGTGCTCTGTACGGAAGTTCTGCAGCACATTCCGACGGAGTCGCTGCGGCTGCAGGCTCTGTATCGCTTTGCAGAAAGCCTCCTGGCCGATGGAGAGCTGTGGCTCTTAGTGGCCCGCTATACGCTCCGAGACCGGTGGCGGGGAATCCCAAAATGCAGTGACGAGCGAGACCGTGGCGGTTCCTTCCGAATGCGCTTCACGCCCGAGGAGTTGCGCTGCCTCCTTTGGAGGGCAGGGTTCTCCTCGGTACGCCTCTTTGGGGCCCCTGTCCCGCCAAGTCGCGTGGGGAATCGTCTACCCCTGACCCTCTGGAAGGTAGCTTGGGGAGTGCAAGCGGTGCCGTGGAGCTACGCGTTGGGGCGTGTCATGCTTGCTCGGGCTTGCCGCTAGCGATGAAGCTGGAGGCCGTCGGGCTTGATGAGTTCAGGGCCTTACGGGAGGAGTGGAATGCCTTGGTGGCGCGCTCTGGGAGCAATACCCCGTTCCTCCGCCACGAGTGGCTCTGCGCTGTTGCAGAGACGCTCGCTGCTCCAGGATGGACGCCACTCATCCTACGCCTGCAGGATGGGAAGCAGAGCTTAGGCTACGTTCCACTGGTGCAGGTGAAGAGCCCAACCCGCTTTGCCATTCGGATGTCCCGACTTCACTTTCTAGGGGTGCAGTTGACAGAATTCGCCGATTTCGTCCTTCCGGCAGAGGAACAGGAGGTAGTAGAGGCAGCACTCTCCGCATTGCAGCAGTGGCATGGATGGGTAGAGTTTGTCGGGCACTACATCAGCGAGACTTCTCCGCGGATAGGTACCTACGCTAGGCTGGCCCAGCGATGGCCTGGGGGAGAGCTGGTTCCGTACGAGCCTTGCTGGTACATCCGAATTGCTGGGCGTACGTGGGAGGAGTACCTCTGCGAGGAGGCGGGGCGTGAGTTCGTCATCCGTGGGGTACAGCGCCGGGCTGCGGTGTACGAGCAGCTCGACTGGAGCGTTGAGGAGCTAAGAGTCCCATCGGCAGAGATCATCGGCGACGTCGTCCGACTCCATGCCGCTTCACAACGTCGGAAGGGCCGGACGTCCTTGTTCATATCTGACCGGCGCTATCGGGACTTCTTGGAGCGGATTCTTGCTGAGAGTGCTCGGTTGGGATGGCTCCGTGTGTTCGTGCTCTGGATTGAGCAGCAAACGGCGGCCTTCATTCTGGGCTTCCTGTACGGCGGGGTCTTCTACTGGTGGCTGCAGGGGTTTGATCCCAAGTACGAGCGACTAGCGCCGACGAAGGTGCTCTTGTGGCATGTCCTGCAGCGTGCCTTCAGCGAGCAGTGGCAGGAGTTCAACTTCATGGGGGGCGGCACGGAGTACAAGCGGCACTGGGCAAAACGATGGCGTCAGTTCTACCGTCTTCGGCTACCGAGGTGGCGCGGTCTGGCCCGATGGCTCAACCTTTGGCGGTTCCGGCGTCGGTGGTAGGATGGCTGCGAGGTGTGCGGCGGCTGTTGCGTGCTTATCGCCGTCAGCTGTTCTCGCGTGAAAGCTTCCTATGGTTGCAGCTATCACTTGCTGAGGTCCCTCGGCGGGCGGGGATGCCTGAGGGGATAAGGGTCTACACGTTCGACGAGCGCTGGGCCTTTTTGGATGCCCTACCGCAGGAGTTGGCCGAGCGATTAGAGAAGCTCTGGGTTGCTCTACCGAGATCGCTCGTCTTTGCTCACGCAGTCGAAGGGACGCCAGTAGCTTACTACTGCTTCGCGAGCAATGGGCTCCTGTGGGTAGAGGAGCTGGGAGTGCAGCGGTACTTTGCTCCGGACGAGGCGTACGTGCACACGTGCTACACCCTGCCACCATACCGGGGCAGGGGGCTGCACAGCCGGACGATTGCGGCTGCTTGTGGATGGCTAGCCTGCCACGGCTTCCGGCAAGCGTATGCATTGGTGGGAGAGCGGAATCTCCCGTCGTTGCGCGGTTTCCAGCGGGCAGGGTTTGCTAGTGTCAGCCGCGTTGTCACCTGGCGGCTGGGGGGGTATTTGGTGCGTGTCCGTTCTGGTAGAGGGATCTGGTGGGATGGTAGCTAAGCGGATGCAGGAGGCACGGCGCTTTCTGGCAATCACTGTGGATACGGAGTGCGACAAAGGACCGGGGTGGCGAACACAGCGCCCGATCCGGTGCCGCAATGTGGTGGAGGATATACCACGGTATTTCCATGAGCCCTTCTGGCACTTAGGTGTGCGGCCAACGTACCTACTGAGCCCAGAGGTCATCCGGGATGCGGAAGCATCGGAGGTGCTGCGTGGACTTCCTGGGGCACCGGAGTTGGGAACCCATCTCCACGGAGAATACGTAGAGCCCGAGCTGCAGTGGGATGCTGAGGGCACGTACACGATGCAGTGCACCTATCCGGCTGAGCTGGAGTGGGCAAAGCTTCGACGCTTGACAGAGCTCTTCCAGGAGCGTTTTGGGGTAGCTCCTCGGAGCTTCCGCGCAGGGCGCTACGGCATCGCTGCTCGTACCATCCCGATGCTGGCAGCACTGGGCTACACCGTTGACAGCAGCGTCACCCCGTACAAGTGGTGGGCTCCAGAAGTCCGCTTTATGACGGCTCCGCCGTTTCCATACTACCCTTCGCCACACGACATCTCAGAGCCGAGCCCGGAGGGGCAAGTCTTGGAAGTGCCAGTGAGCGTCTTACCGGGGATTTGGGACAAGATACCGGCAGCATGGCGGAAGCACTTCAATCCGTACCATCCGGTCGTAGCATGGCTATGGCGGCGGTGGAATCGCTACGTCTGGGATATGCGGCCCCGGCTCTTCTATGCTGCCTTCACACCGTTGCGGGACCTCTTGAGGACGGTGCAGTGGTATGTCCAACTGGCTGAACGTAGCGGACATGACGTCGTGCTTGTGATGACGCTCCATAGCTGTGAGCTCCGACCGGGTGCAAACCCGTACTTCACCACGCGGCAGCAGTGCCAGCTCTTCGTTGATAGGATGTTGCGGGTCACCAACTACGCTCTTCGGTGTGGCTTCGTCCCTGCGACGCTAGCAGAGATTGCCAGCCAGGTGCAGGCCTGGACAGGATAGCAGATGCGGGGCGAGAGCAGCCTACTGTGGCTCTGCTGCCTATGGAGTAGCGTGGCTGGGGTGGTTTCCCAGGACACCATACGTGTTGACACGGCTCGATACCGATTCCCGCCGTTCGCTGTGGAGGCACAGCGCCCTGCAGCCGAGCAGCTCGTGGCGGTGCCGATAACTGCCGTGTCGGCTCGAGAAATTGCCCGGCAGATCGTCTGGCAGGGCGCTGAGGCTTTGGTGGGGCTCCCGGGGGTTTTCATCCGGGATTACGGCGGACTCGGTGGACTGAAGACTATCTCCGTCCGTGGGCTTGGGGCCACGCAGACACTGGTCTTGCTGGATGGCGTCCGCCTGAATACGGCGCTACACGGCGTCTACGACGTGGGGAATCTCCCTACGTCCTTCGCCGAAGAGCTCGTGCTCGTTGCTGGCGGA from Candidatus Kapaibacterium sp. includes:
- a CDS encoding GNAT family N-acetyltransferase, which gives rise to MKLEAVGLDEFRALREEWNALVARSGSNTPFLRHEWLCAVAETLAAPGWTPLILRLQDGKQSLGYVPLVQVKSPTRFAIRMSRLHFLGVQLTEFADFVLPAEEQEVVEAALSALQQWHGWVEFVGHYISETSPRIGTYARLAQRWPGGELVPYEPCWYIRIAGRTWEEYLCEEAGREFVIRGVQRRAAVYEQLDWSVEELRVPSAEIIGDVVRLHAASQRRKGRTSLFISDRRYRDFLERILAESARLGWLRVFVLWIEQQTAAFILGFLYGGVFYWWLQGFDPKYERLAPTKVLLWHVLQRAFSEQWQEFNFMGGGTEYKRHWAKRWRQFYRLRLPRWRGLARWLNLWRFRRRW
- a CDS encoding GNAT family N-acetyltransferase, with the translated sequence MAQPLAVPASVVGWLRGVRRLLRAYRRQLFSRESFLWLQLSLAEVPRRAGMPEGIRVYTFDERWAFLDALPQELAERLEKLWVALPRSLVFAHAVEGTPVAYYCFASNGLLWVEELGVQRYFAPDEAYVHTCYTLPPYRGRGLHSRTIAAACGWLACHGFRQAYALVGERNLPSLRGFQRAGFASVSRVVTWRLGGYLVRVRSGRGIWWDGS
- a CDS encoding class I SAM-dependent methyltransferase, coding for MTEQFGSSGGLDVNPEQVIEVRFRDQMAAQYAALVAQRGAYWWYAVRCFLLHRMGLQRGGWLYDAGCGVGLYSLAIAQQFPFVRIFAVDFSAESLRLLEAAARESGVGERIVCIQADITRWVPPHPVRWVLCTEVLQHIPTESLRLQALYRFAESLLADGELWLLVARYTLRDRWRGIPKCSDERDRGGSFRMRFTPEELRCLLWRAGFSSVRLFGAPVPPSRVGNRLPLTLWKVAWGVQAVPWSYALGRVMLARACR